The following are from one region of the bacterium genome:
- a CDS encoding 2-hydroxyacyl-CoA dehydratase family protein has protein sequence MNPISSLRDLKQINIDYYTAAHTARQNGKFIAYVNAFTPVELLYAMDFIPIYPENHAVILGARRLSEEVAPAAEKLGYSMDLCSYARCDLGSILTGKSPTFGLPKPDLLLVSNSQCSTLTKWFEVLSRMYGAPMVLIDVPHSGNGEKDPQAELYVRGQLEELQGILEHITGRKLEGDRLRESIRLSRQASELWTRILLCGSQRPSPITVFDQFIAMAPIVAQRGTQVAVQFYQRLLEELEERVIRGVGALSNERFRLFWDNLPIWPELRRLSEFLDQRGAALVTSLYTWAWATLSVGEEDPFQDWAEQYLYTANLHLQRRIQTYVEYARQYELDGFLYHSNRSCKMVSQDIPELRRAVAEKTGIPGVILEADHNDPRLYSIESIESQIQSFLEMLDSRKRKAG, from the coding sequence ATGAATCCTATTTCCAGCTTAAGGGACTTGAAACAAATAAACATAGACTATTACACAGCAGCCCACACAGCCAGGCAAAACGGGAAGTTCATAGCCTATGTGAATGCCTTTACCCCTGTGGAGCTTCTCTATGCCATGGACTTCATTCCCATATATCCTGAGAACCATGCAGTGATCCTAGGAGCCAGGAGGCTTTCCGAGGAGGTGGCCCCTGCAGCTGAGAAGCTTGGATATTCCATGGATCTTTGCTCTTACGCCCGCTGCGACCTGGGCTCCATCCTGACGGGCAAGAGCCCCACCTTTGGCCTGCCCAAGCCTGATCTTCTCCTGGTCTCCAACAGCCAGTGCTCCACCCTCACCAAGTGGTTCGAGGTGCTTTCCCGCATGTACGGGGCTCCTATGGTGCTCATAGATGTACCCCATTCGGGAAACGGGGAGAAAGATCCCCAGGCCGAGCTCTATGTCAGGGGGCAGCTAGAGGAGCTCCAAGGGATCTTGGAGCATATCACAGGTCGCAAACTGGAAGGGGATAGACTGAGGGAAAGCATCCGACTCTCCAGGCAAGCATCGGAGCTGTGGACGCGCATTTTGCTTTGCGGTTCCCAAAGACCATCTCCCATAACTGTTTTCGACCAATTCATAGCCATGGCCCCTATTGTGGCACAGAGGGGCACCCAGGTTGCGGTGCAATTCTACCAGAGGCTTCTGGAAGAACTGGAGGAAAGGGTCATAAGAGGGGTTGGGGCGCTGAGCAATGAACGCTTCAGGCTCTTCTGGGACAATCTTCCCATCTGGCCTGAGCTTAGGCGTCTTTCTGAGTTTTTGGATCAAAGGGGTGCGGCCCTTGTCACATCCCTTTACACCTGGGCCTGGGCCACCCTCTCTGTGGGAGAGGAAGACCCTTTCCAGGATTGGGCAGAACAATACCTTTATACAGCCAATCTCCACCTCCAAAGAAGAATTCAGACCTATGTGGAATATGCCAGACAGTATGAGCTGGACGGTTTTCTCTATCACTCCAATAGAAGCTGCAAGATGGTCTCTCAAGACATTCCTGAGTTGCGCCGTGCAGTGGCCGAGAAAACAGGAATCCCAGGGGTGATCCTGGAGGCGGACCACAATGACCCCAGGCTTTACTCCATCGAGAGCATCGAAAGCCAGATACAAAGCTTTCTGGAGATGTTGGATTCCAGGAAAAGAAAGGCCGGCTGA
- a CDS encoding Rrf2 family transcriptional regulator: protein MRLSTRGRYGARFMLDLAIHQGQGPVLLKDLAQRQNLSVKYLEQLVGPLRKAGLVKSKRGVKGGFQLSRAPEEIKMLEIVEAVEGSLSLVECVAHPRGCPRSEECATKEVWGKAADAVREVLAGITLADMIGLHSSKKKRRTSPHAHP, encoded by the coding sequence ATGCGACTTTCTACCCGCGGCAGATATGGTGCAAGGTTCATGTTGGATCTAGCCATTCATCAAGGCCAGGGGCCGGTTCTTCTAAAGGATTTGGCACAGCGGCAAAACCTCTCTGTAAAGTATCTGGAGCAGCTTGTGGGCCCTCTTCGCAAGGCCGGCCTGGTCAAGAGCAAAAGAGGTGTCAAGGGGGGATTCCAGCTATCTAGAGCTCCTGAGGAGATAAAAATGCTGGAAATAGTGGAGGCCGTGGAGGGCTCCTTGAGCCTGGTGGAATGCGTGGCCCATCCCAGGGGGTGTCCCAGGTCCGAAGAGTGTGCCACCAAGGAAGTCTGGGGAAAGGCTGCAGATGCGGTCAGAGAAGTACTGGCTGGAATCACCCTGGCAGACATGATAGGCCTTCATTCCTCAAAAAAGAAAAGGAGGACATCCCCCCATGCGCATCCATGA
- the cysK gene encoding cysteine synthase A → MRIHESIAQTIGQTPLVRLRRVARDLHAQVVAKLESFNPCHSVKDRIGVSMIEAAEKAGKLGPETIVLEPTSGNTGIALAMACAAKGYPLVLTMPDSMSVERRILLRALGAKLVLTPAAEGMRGAVRKAEEMAAEDPRYFIPQQFQNPANPEIHRRTTAEEIWQDTEGRVDVLVSGVGTGGTITGVSEVIKARKPQFRAVAVEPEESPVLSGGKPGPHKIQGIGAGFVPEVLNLSVVDEIIRVKSEDAGKMAKRLAREEGILAGISSGAAAWAALEVARRPESKGKLIVVVLPDTGERYLSTWLFEEERKGD, encoded by the coding sequence ATGCGCATCCATGAAAGCATCGCCCAGACCATAGGTCAAACACCCCTCGTGCGGCTTCGAAGGGTGGCCCGAGATCTTCATGCACAGGTAGTGGCCAAGCTAGAGTCCTTTAATCCTTGTCACAGCGTAAAGGACAGGATAGGGGTCAGCATGATAGAGGCAGCGGAGAAGGCCGGTAAGCTGGGGCCTGAAACAATCGTGCTTGAGCCCACAAGTGGCAACACCGGTATTGCCTTGGCCATGGCTTGTGCGGCCAAGGGCTATCCATTGGTTCTGACCATGCCCGATTCCATGAGCGTGGAGCGCAGGATTCTGCTTAGGGCTTTGGGGGCCAAACTGGTCCTGACACCTGCTGCCGAAGGCATGAGAGGGGCGGTGCGGAAGGCCGAGGAGATGGCCGCAGAGGATCCCCGGTACTTCATCCCGCAGCAGTTTCAAAATCCGGCCAATCCTGAGATTCACAGAAGAACCACGGCCGAGGAGATATGGCAGGACACAGAAGGGCGGGTGGATGTGTTGGTCTCAGGGGTAGGCACAGGCGGGACCATAACCGGTGTTTCGGAGGTGATCAAGGCCAGAAAACCACAGTTTCGGGCTGTGGCCGTGGAGCCTGAGGAATCCCCGGTTCTCTCAGGCGGGAAGCCGGGCCCGCACAAGATACAAGGCATAGGGGCAGGGTTTGTGCCGGAGGTCCTGAACCTTTCGGTGGTGGACGAGATCATTCGGGTGAAGAGCGAAGACGCTGGGAAGATGGCCAAGCGGCTGGCCAGGGAAGAGGGGATTCTGGCTGGCATCTCCAGCGGAGCCGCGGCCTGGGCTGCCTTGGAGGTGGCTCGCAGGCCCGAGTCCAAAGGCAAGCTGATAGTGGTGGTGCTGCCTGATACAGGCGAGAGGTACTTGAGCACCTGGCTTTTTGAGGAGGAAAGAAAAGGGGATTGA
- a CDS encoding homocysteine biosynthesis protein — translation MGKTIEEINERIRSGKAVVVTAEEIIDLAKQKGAKQTAREVDVVTTGTFAPMCSSGAYFNIGHTKPRIKLGGGQVTLNGIPAYTGFAAVDILVGATAIPDDDPRNQVYPGEFRYGGGHLIQDLLAGKAVRLEARAYGTDCYPKKKLQIMIRLEDMNEAVLFNPRNCYQNYNVAVNLSDRVIYTYMGTLRPQCGNANYCSAGQLSPLLNDPLYRTIGLGTRIFLGGGIGYVAWHGTQHNPGVPRTEKGVPKVGAGTLAVIGDLKQMSADWIRGVSFIGYGASMAVGIGIPIPILDEEVLEHTLVTDQDIYAPVVDYSQNYPNRGSEVLDWVTYAQLRSGKIHLNGKEIPTASLSSYARARSIAQTLKSWIQAGSFLLTEPVAPIPGPESGYQFKPCKEKPVA, via the coding sequence ATGGGAAAGACCATTGAAGAGATAAACGAGAGGATTCGAAGCGGCAAGGCCGTGGTGGTCACGGCCGAGGAGATCATAGATCTGGCCAAGCAAAAGGGGGCCAAGCAGACTGCCCGGGAAGTGGATGTGGTCACCACCGGCACCTTTGCCCCCATGTGTTCTTCAGGGGCCTATTTCAACATAGGGCATACAAAGCCGAGGATAAAACTGGGAGGAGGTCAGGTAACCCTAAACGGGATTCCCGCGTACACGGGTTTCGCAGCTGTTGACATCCTGGTGGGTGCCACGGCCATCCCCGATGATGACCCAAGAAATCAGGTGTACCCGGGTGAATTTCGCTACGGTGGCGGACACCTTATTCAAGATCTCCTGGCAGGCAAGGCCGTCAGGCTGGAGGCCAGGGCCTATGGCACGGACTGCTATCCCAAGAAAAAACTCCAGATAATGATTCGTCTGGAGGACATGAACGAGGCTGTTCTTTTCAACCCCAGGAACTGCTATCAAAATTACAACGTTGCCGTTAACCTTTCAGACAGGGTCATCTACACTTACATGGGCACATTGAGGCCCCAGTGCGGCAATGCCAATTACTGCAGCGCAGGACAGCTTTCGCCCTTACTCAATGATCCCTTGTACAGGACCATAGGCCTGGGCACCCGTATCTTCCTGGGTGGAGGCATAGGCTATGTGGCCTGGCACGGCACCCAGCACAACCCAGGGGTTCCACGCACCGAAAAGGGAGTTCCCAAGGTGGGAGCGGGCACCTTGGCCGTGATAGGGGATCTGAAACAGATGAGCGCAGATTGGATAAGAGGGGTCTCCTTCATAGGGTACGGGGCCAGCATGGCTGTGGGCATAGGGATTCCCATTCCAATACTGGATGAGGAGGTATTGGAGCACACCCTGGTTACGGATCAGGACATATATGCCCCTGTGGTGGACTACAGCCAAAATTATCCCAACAGGGGCTCTGAGGTCCTGGATTGGGTCACATATGCCCAGCTAAGGAGCGGGAAAATCCATTTGAACGGCAAGGAGATCCCTACAGCCAGCCTCTCCAGCTACGCCCGGGCCAGGAGCATAGCCCAGACCTTGAAGAGTTGGATTCAGGCTGGTTCCTTTCTTCTCACAGAGCCCGTAGCTCCCATCCCCGGGCCTGAAAGCGGGTACCAGTTCAAGCCCTGCAAGGAAAAACCGGTGGCCTAA
- a CDS encoding TRAP transporter large permease — protein MLLLMAVAFTITLVMGFPIAFCLGITSLAVLLASDVPLNLMAQRIFTGMDSFPLMAVPFFVLAGEMMNVGGTTQRLISLAHVLVGKIRGGLAHTTVVSAMFLSGISGSAVADASALGSVLIPGMVQRGYGRGFSAAITASAAVMGPTIPPSILMVILGVTTGISIGALFAAGMIPGILQGLAMMGMAYYFAVKHKYPRDEEPLSLGRIWRELLGAGPALLAPVIIIGGILAGAFTPTEAAVVAVFYALILGLWVYRELKWKDLVKILVNTGITTSVLLLIIGMANIFAWVLTAEQVPQKIAAALLGITKDPYLILLMINVVLLLVGMFMEAGAAIVILSPTLLAVAQAVGIHPLHFGFVMILNLSIGLITPPVGVLLFVVCGITGYPFGLVTRWAMPFLGANLVTLALVTYVPALIMWVPKLFGYV, from the coding sequence ATGCTCCTGCTCATGGCAGTGGCTTTCACCATCACCCTTGTCATGGGATTTCCCATCGCCTTTTGCCTGGGCATTACCTCCCTGGCCGTGCTCTTGGCTTCGGATGTTCCCCTCAATCTGATGGCTCAGCGCATCTTCACCGGTATGGATTCATTTCCACTGATGGCAGTGCCTTTTTTTGTGCTGGCCGGAGAGATGATGAACGTGGGGGGCACCACCCAGAGGCTGATCTCCCTGGCCCATGTCTTGGTGGGAAAGATAAGAGGTGGACTGGCCCACACCACTGTGGTATCCGCCATGTTCTTGAGCGGCATCTCGGGATCTGCTGTGGCAGATGCATCTGCTCTTGGTTCGGTGCTCATCCCGGGCATGGTGCAAAGAGGATATGGTAGGGGTTTTTCTGCTGCCATCACTGCCTCGGCTGCGGTGATGGGGCCTACAATCCCGCCTTCCATTCTCATGGTCATCCTGGGGGTCACAACAGGCATCTCCATAGGGGCTCTTTTTGCTGCGGGCATGATCCCTGGTATTCTGCAGGGTCTGGCCATGATGGGCATGGCCTATTACTTTGCAGTAAAGCACAAGTACCCCAGGGACGAGGAGCCTCTGTCTTTGGGACGGATCTGGAGGGAGTTGCTGGGTGCAGGTCCGGCCCTCTTGGCTCCTGTGATCATAATAGGGGGCATACTGGCAGGGGCCTTCACGCCCACGGAGGCGGCAGTTGTGGCAGTATTCTATGCCCTGATCCTGGGGCTTTGGGTGTACAGGGAGCTCAAGTGGAAGGACCTGGTCAAGATCCTGGTCAACACAGGGATCACCACCTCGGTGCTTCTGCTCATCATCGGGATGGCCAATATCTTCGCATGGGTGCTCACTGCCGAGCAGGTTCCCCAAAAGATTGCCGCTGCCTTGCTAGGGATCACCAAGGATCCTTATCTGATCCTTTTGATGATCAATGTGGTGCTTTTGCTGGTGGGGATGTTCATGGAGGCCGGGGCGGCCATCGTCATTCTCTCGCCTACCTTGCTGGCCGTGGCCCAGGCCGTGGGCATCCATCCTCTGCATTTTGGTTTTGTGATGATCTTGAACCTCTCCATTGGGCTCATAACTCCTCCTGTGGGGGTCCTGCTTTTTGTGGTGTGCGGCATAACAGGATACCCTTTCGGCCTGGTCACCAGGTGGGCCATGCCCTTTCTGGGAGCCAATCTGGTAACTCTGGCCCTGGTTACATATGTGCCTGCCCTGATCATGTGGGTACCCAAATTGTTCGGTTATGTGTGA
- a CDS encoding TRAP transporter small permease has protein sequence MREIAKAMARICEGFRRVSIAALVVIGAVMSVIVLLQIIFRFLIHVPFPWSEELARYLMIWMGMLGAFVALREGRHIGVSLFVDRLPPAWAARVMLLVQVATIVFLGIVAKQGFSLALFNASQLSPAMQIPMIFPYMAVPVGASLMILELVASVLGELFQVQQLKTRRLTAATLDG, from the coding sequence ATGAGGGAAATAGCAAAAGCCATGGCACGGATCTGTGAAGGGTTCAGAAGAGTATCCATAGCGGCCTTGGTGGTCATCGGAGCCGTTATGTCAGTCATAGTGCTTCTTCAGATCATATTTCGTTTCTTGATCCATGTGCCCTTTCCCTGGTCAGAGGAACTGGCCCGTTATCTCATGATCTGGATGGGCATGTTGGGTGCCTTTGTGGCCCTCAGAGAAGGCAGACACATAGGGGTGAGCCTCTTTGTGGACAGGCTGCCTCCTGCTTGGGCCGCAAGGGTGATGCTGCTGGTACAGGTGGCCACCATAGTCTTTCTGGGTATAGTGGCCAAGCAGGGATTCTCCTTGGCCCTGTTCAATGCGAGTCAGCTTTCCCCGGCCATGCAAATTCCCATGATCTTCCCTTATATGGCGGTACCGGTGGGTGCAAGCCTCATGATACTGGAGCTGGTGGCCAGCGTGTTGGGAGAGCTTTTCCAGGTACAGCAACTCAAGACAAGGCGGCTGACCGCTGCCACTTTGGATGGATGA
- a CDS encoding DctP family TRAP transporter solute-binding subunit: MKRLACLFFVAALALVTTQEAWAKVVIKLANAGPANPDNRTVKAVEIFKAMVETGTKGEVEVQAYHASALGNEREALEGVKMGTIQMGTLSSGPVAGFFQPVMVFGIPYLFSSAPAAWQAYNGEFGQEFSQAFLKATGVRILGITENGYRHFTNNVREIKSPADMKGLKVRTMENPVHMEMVKSMGGSPTPIAFGELYTALQQKVVDAMECPIVLIHDMKFYEVQKYLVLDGHLYDPLFIFINEEFYQKKLTPEQQKVVAEAAKVLAAAHNGFSQEANIQGLQKLKDKGMVVYQPTKEEMAKFRDVAQPATLGYLKEKVGEQWVQKALDAAKKGEQAVGDKADQIVQEHVKMANQKYGEWVKKK, from the coding sequence ATGAAGAGACTCGCCTGTCTGTTCTTTGTGGCGGCCTTGGCCCTTGTCACCACCCAAGAGGCCTGGGCCAAGGTGGTCATCAAGCTGGCCAATGCAGGGCCTGCAAACCCTGATAACCGCACGGTCAAGGCTGTTGAGATCTTCAAGGCCATGGTGGAAACAGGCACCAAAGGTGAGGTGGAAGTGCAGGCCTACCACGCCTCTGCCCTGGGCAATGAAAGAGAAGCCCTGGAAGGGGTGAAGATGGGCACCATTCAGATGGGAACCCTCTCCTCTGGTCCTGTGGCAGGCTTCTTCCAGCCGGTCATGGTCTTTGGGATTCCTTATCTTTTCTCCAGTGCTCCTGCGGCATGGCAGGCTTACAACGGGGAGTTCGGGCAGGAATTCTCCCAGGCATTTCTGAAGGCTACAGGGGTGCGCATCCTGGGGATAACCGAGAATGGCTACAGGCACTTCACCAACAATGTCAGGGAGATCAAGTCCCCTGCGGATATGAAGGGCCTCAAGGTCCGCACCATGGAGAACCCGGTGCACATGGAAATGGTCAAGAGCATGGGCGGATCTCCTACTCCCATTGCCTTTGGGGAGCTCTACACCGCACTTCAGCAGAAGGTGGTGGATGCCATGGAGTGCCCCATAGTGCTTATCCACGACATGAAGTTTTACGAGGTCCAGAAGTACCTGGTTCTGGATGGACATCTCTATGATCCTCTTTTCATCTTCATAAATGAGGAGTTCTATCAGAAGAAGCTTACCCCAGAGCAGCAGAAGGTGGTGGCCGAGGCCGCCAAGGTGCTGGCAGCTGCTCACAATGGATTCTCCCAGGAAGCCAACATCCAAGGGCTTCAGAAGCTCAAGGACAAGGGCATGGTGGTTTATCAACCCACCAAGGAGGAGATGGCCAAGTTCAGAGATGTGGCTCAACCGGCTACCTTAGGTTACCTGAAGGAGAAGGTAGGAGAGCAGTGGGTCCAAAAGGCCCTTGATGCTGCCAAAAAGGGTGAGCAGGCAGTGGGGGACAAGGCCGATCAGATAGTGCAGGAGCACGTCAAGATGGCCAACCAGAAGTACGGCGAGTGGGTAAAGAAGAAGTAA
- a CDS encoding 2-hydroxyacyl-CoA dehydratase family protein, producing MIMDPWRPFLEVMRDPLQWARSWKHMTGGKVIGHLLPDVPEEMIHAAGALPLALEGAAVSVSQAQASLPAYTCSHAMGLMEMGLTGQLDFLDGLVIPYVCDTTRNLYHTWSHRFPETRHEFLRLPKRLRHPGARVYLRNELERFGRYLGNITGCFPTAERLSSSLDLYRKSRSRLEEAYSMHRKNPSVWTWERVHMLMASAMKTPREEHLSWMQELPWEGDKDEKSQRPVPVYVRGKIWDPPEITKMLDELGLVVVGDETVCGYRSIASHYQEGDPLDSIVNRLISLPLYPGYHDEPRGVVENFLDRVKQSGARGVIFLNPKFCEAAGFDLPDLQRGLEKEEIPSLVLETSTRGVSLAQIQVRLEAFGEMIGEDLL from the coding sequence ATGATTATGGACCCGTGGAGGCCTTTTCTAGAGGTCATGAGAGATCCTCTGCAATGGGCCAGATCGTGGAAGCACATGACAGGGGGAAAGGTCATAGGTCACCTGCTCCCAGATGTGCCAGAGGAGATGATCCATGCTGCCGGGGCCCTCCCACTGGCCTTGGAGGGAGCAGCGGTTTCTGTTTCCCAGGCCCAGGCCAGTTTGCCGGCCTATACCTGTTCACACGCCATGGGGCTCATGGAGATGGGTCTTACCGGGCAACTGGACTTCTTGGACGGGCTCGTGATTCCCTACGTATGCGACACAACCCGCAACCTCTATCATACCTGGAGCCACAGGTTTCCAGAGACCAGACACGAATTCCTCAGGCTTCCCAAGAGGCTTCGTCATCCTGGGGCAAGGGTGTACCTCAGAAATGAGTTGGAGAGGTTCGGGAGATATCTAGGCAATATCACCGGGTGCTTTCCCACTGCAGAAAGACTCAGCTCCAGCCTGGATCTTTACAGGAAAAGCCGCTCAAGGCTGGAAGAAGCCTATTCCATGCACAGGAAGAATCCCTCGGTTTGGACATGGGAAAGAGTGCACATGCTCATGGCCTCTGCCATGAAGACTCCCAGAGAGGAACATCTTTCCTGGATGCAAGAGCTGCCCTGGGAAGGGGACAAGGATGAGAAATCCCAAAGGCCTGTGCCTGTGTACGTGAGGGGCAAGATCTGGGATCCGCCAGAAATAACAAAAATGCTGGACGAGTTGGGTCTGGTGGTGGTGGGCGATGAGACTGTTTGCGGCTACAGATCCATAGCAAGTCATTATCAGGAAGGAGATCCTCTTGATTCTATTGTAAACAGGCTCATTTCCCTGCCTCTTTATCCGGGTTATCACGACGAGCCCAGGGGAGTTGTGGAGAATTTCCTGGATAGGGTTAAACAGAGCGGAGCAAGGGGTGTGATCTTCCTGAATCCCAAGTTCTGCGAGGCTGCGGGTTTCGATCTCCCGGATCTCCAAAGAGGCTTGGAAAAGGAAGAGATCCCAAGTCTGGTACTGGAGACCTCCACAAGGGGAGTCTCCCTGGCCCAGATCCAAGTCAGACTGGAGGCCTTTGGGGAGATGATAGGAGAGGATCTCCTATGA
- a CDS encoding CARDB domain-containing protein: MASRKVALALAAMAGAALLAGKMEIAMAQPPQELLGKWGYIVLGKGGKGSWFGYKTEAGTMNFNENYTIVNNYKESADRCPDENYCMKSAHETLSYSVGESGVIVIGETVKCFLSESKTVILCDGTTGMERSGEKFFIAGLKLDTQTQYEDSALLGEYFTAYYEKDLLGEDRGKNRLGSVIGTIESSEDGLEITSASGWENDEKGGDKIHRVNFGPIPLQFSPDGSFQLGGFATGYLGIQRNMAVVSNPSQFYPDLGDDFAVHVLLRRNDRDYSQQDLSGRWAFVGFGDKAAQTYRAEIGIINCDSNGSCVFSSKVTPVNGTSKFHVATRTITVSSTGELNGFHLSTNKPHISGAIGDNGNTMILLMNEDSQSINDRLLAVAVRYPDGNLPGFSDLELKEVLAPDTASPGEKITISYTVENKGEEAATKSARVSFRLVKQDGSEDMVLGTQRVPKLDHGELFNGSKNLRLKKTLTPGNYSLRVSLDPTNAIFESREDNNEKILEISITSGS, translated from the coding sequence ATGGCGAGTAGGAAGGTAGCTTTGGCTTTGGCCGCCATGGCAGGGGCCGCTCTTTTGGCAGGGAAGATGGAAATTGCTATGGCTCAGCCGCCCCAAGAGCTTCTTGGCAAATGGGGATACATAGTTTTGGGAAAAGGCGGCAAAGGTTCCTGGTTTGGTTACAAGACAGAGGCCGGGACCATGAACTTCAATGAAAATTACACCATAGTTAACAATTACAAGGAAAGTGCAGATAGGTGCCCAGATGAGAATTACTGTATGAAGAGTGCTCACGAGACCCTAAGCTACTCTGTGGGAGAAAGTGGAGTGATCGTTATTGGGGAGACGGTCAAGTGCTTTCTTAGCGAGAGCAAGACCGTAATTCTTTGCGACGGCACAACCGGGATGGAAAGAAGTGGTGAGAAGTTCTTCATAGCCGGGCTGAAGTTGGATACACAGACTCAATATGAAGACTCTGCCCTCCTGGGTGAATATTTCACTGCATATTATGAGAAGGACTTGCTTGGCGAGGATAGGGGAAAGAATCGCCTCGGCTCTGTGATCGGGACAATCGAGTCCTCAGAAGATGGTCTTGAGATCACATCTGCCTCTGGATGGGAAAATGATGAGAAAGGAGGGGATAAGATCCATAGGGTGAATTTTGGTCCAATACCCCTTCAATTTAGTCCTGACGGATCTTTCCAGTTGGGTGGATTCGCAACCGGGTACCTGGGCATTCAAAGGAACATGGCTGTGGTATCAAATCCTTCCCAATTTTACCCCGACTTGGGGGATGATTTTGCGGTGCACGTGCTGCTAAGAAGGAATGACAGGGATTATTCGCAACAGGATCTTTCGGGAAGATGGGCATTTGTAGGCTTTGGGGACAAGGCCGCGCAAACTTACAGGGCAGAAATTGGGATCATAAACTGTGACTCTAATGGCTCGTGCGTTTTTTCCAGTAAGGTTACACCTGTAAACGGGACCTCCAAGTTCCACGTGGCAACAAGAACCATCACCGTCTCCTCAACAGGTGAGCTAAACGGCTTCCACCTAAGCACAAACAAGCCTCATATCTCAGGAGCCATAGGAGACAATGGCAACACCATGATCCTTCTCATGAATGAGGATAGCCAAAGCATAAACGACAGGCTCCTGGCAGTGGCGGTCAGGTACCCGGATGGCAACCTGCCTGGCTTTTCAGATCTGGAGTTGAAGGAGGTTTTAGCCCCTGATACCGCCAGCCCAGGAGAGAAGATCACGATCTCTTACACCGTAGAGAACAAGGGTGAAGAAGCGGCAACCAAAAGCGCCAGGGTTTCTTTCAGGCTAGTAAAGCAGGATGGATCAGAGGATATGGTGCTGGGGACTCAAAGAGTTCCCAAGCTGGATCATGGTGAGCTCTTCAATGGTTCCAAGAACCTCAGGCTAAAAAAGACCCTCACCCCGGGGAACTATTCTCTGAGGGTCTCGCTGGACCCAACAAATGCCATTTTTGAGAGCAGAGAGGACAACAATGAAAAGATCCTCGAGATCTCCATTACATCCGGATCCTAA
- a CDS encoding pyridoxal phosphate-dependent aminotransferase — protein MAEQQRWVARAVKELMPSKIREMSLRASGLKGVISLGIGEPDFPTSQEVCRRALEDALAGATHYAPSQGDPELLAALRDYIQERYGISLQEENLLITSGGMGALTGFFRTVLNPGDEVLVPEPHFPEYRAHIELAGGKLVHVPTRLEDDYVPQPEQVEKALGSKSKVLLINSPNNPTGSVIPAGVMDRLASLAKEADLLVVCDEVYDRLVFDGHAHQSMVTRPGMSERTVVIGSFSKAFAMTGWRLGYAFGPAELIREMTKVVTYYTSCASSVSQRAGLAALRSGQALVEGMVAEFQKRRDLVYESLCQIPGIRVSRPAGAFYIFPNLESITQDTEEFAIRLLEQERVVVVPGEPFGPSGRSCVRMAFTVGMEDLGEAMKRFKRFALSFS, from the coding sequence ATGGCAGAACAGCAAAGATGGGTTGCCAGGGCTGTCAAAGAGCTGATGCCATCCAAGATAAGGGAAATGAGCCTTCGGGCCTCTGGTCTGAAAGGTGTGATTTCTCTGGGCATAGGGGAGCCGGACTTTCCCACCTCCCAGGAGGTGTGCCGACGGGCCTTGGAAGATGCCCTGGCCGGAGCCACCCATTATGCGCCCTCCCAGGGAGACCCAGAGCTTCTGGCTGCTCTTAGGGATTATATCCAGGAGCGCTATGGGATTTCTTTACAGGAGGAGAACTTGCTCATCACCTCCGGGGGGATGGGCGCCCTTACGGGTTTTTTCAGGACCGTTTTGAACCCTGGAGATGAGGTGCTGGTTCCGGAACCTCACTTCCCGGAATACCGGGCACACATAGAGCTGGCTGGGGGGAAGCTGGTGCATGTGCCCACCCGCCTGGAAGACGACTACGTGCCCCAGCCTGAGCAGGTGGAAAAGGCCCTGGGCTCCAAGAGCAAGGTGTTGCTCATCAACTCGCCCAACAACCCCACGGGCTCGGTCATCCCGGCTGGGGTCATGGACAGGCTGGCCTCTTTGGCCAAGGAGGCGGATCTGCTTGTTGTGTGTGACGAGGTGTACGACAGGCTTGTGTTCGACGGGCATGCCCACCAGTCCATGGTCACTCGGCCTGGAATGAGTGAACGCACGGTGGTCATAGGGTCTTTTTCCAAGGCCTTTGCCATGACAGGGTGGCGCCTCGGCTATGCATTCGGACCCGCTGAACTCATCAGGGAGATGACCAAGGTGGTGACCTACTACACCTCCTGCGCCTCTTCTGTTTCCCAGAGGGCTGGTCTGGCAGCCTTGAGATCCGGCCAGGCCCTGGTGGAGGGCATGGTGGCCGAATTCCAGAAAAGAAGAGATCTGGTGTACGAGAGTCTCTGCCAGATCCCAGGGATTAGAGTTTCAAGACCTGCCGGAGCCTTTTATATCTTTCCCAACCTGGAATCCATCACCCAGGACACAGAGGAATTCGCCATACGCCTCCTTGAGCAGGAAAGGGTTGTGGTGGTGCCTGGGGAGCCTTTTGGACCCTCTGGGAGGTCCTGCGTTAGGATGGCCTTTACGGTGGGGATGGAGGATCTTGGGGAAGCCATGAAAAGATTCAAGAGGTTTGCCTTGAGTTTTTCCTGA